One Brassica napus cultivar Da-Ae chromosome C4, Da-Ae, whole genome shotgun sequence genomic region harbors:
- the LOC111205096 gene encoding endoplasmic reticulum oxidoreductin-2 gives MADTDVGNVNAKEKRSPKRLILLIGAIAVVAAAVLLNAQKSSIFGFTGKICNCRKAEKQKYIGMVEDCCCDYETVNKLNTEVLHPLLQDLVKTPFYRYFKVKLWCDCPFWPDDGMCRLRDCSVCECPESEFPEPFKKALSKDNPVCQEGKPQGAVDRTVDTRAFTGWTVTDNPWTSDDETDNGEMTYVNLLLNPERYTGYIGPSARRIWDAIYSENCPKYASEQSCQEEKILYKLVSGLHSSITVHIASDYLLDEAKNVWGQNLTLLYDRVLRYPDRVRNLYFTFLFVLRAVTKAENYLVEAEYETGKDNVIEDLKTKSLMKQLVSDPKTRAACPLPFDEAKLWKGQRGPELKQQIQKQFRNISAIMDCVGCEKCRLWGKLQILGLGTALKILFTVNGEDNLRHNLELQRNEVIALMNLLNRLSESVRFVHEMSPVAERIAGDGKTKPNHNRT, from the exons ATGGCGGACACGGACGTCGGAAACGTGAACGCAAAGGAGAAACGATCGCCGAAGCGATTGATTTTGCTGATCGGAGCTATAGCCGTCGTCGCGGCCGCTGTGCTTTTGAATGCTCAGAAGTCGTCGATTTTCGGTTTCACCGGGAAAATATGCAATTGCCGTAAG GCTGAGAAGCAGAAGTACATTGGGATGGTTGAAGACTGTTGTTGTGATTACGAGACGGTGAATAAGCTGAACACTGAGGTGTTGCATCCACTGCTTCAAGACCTTGTTAAGACACCCTTTTACCGATATTTCAAG GTTAAACTGTGGTGTGATTGCCCGTTTTGGCCTGATGATGGCATGTGCCGGTTAAGAGACTGTAGTGTTTGTGAGTGTCCTGAGAGCGAGTTCCCTGAGCCGTTTAAGAAGGCTTTAAGCAAAGACAATCCTGTTTGCCAAGAAGGGAAGCCACAAGGTGCTGTTGACCGTACCGTAGACACTAGAGCCTTCACGGGGTGGACTGTCACTGATAATCCCTGGACTAGTGATGATGAAACTGACAATG GTGAAATGACGTATGTTAATCTTTTGCTGAATCCTGAACGGTACACTGGCTATATTGGTCCGTCTGCTAGAAGGATATGGGATGCTATATACTCTGAGAACTGTCCCAAAT ATGCATCTGAACAGTCTTGCCAAGAGGAAAAGATATTGTACAAACTGGTCTCTGGTCTTCACTCATCTATTACAGTTCATATAGCTTCAGATTATTTACTTGATGAAGCTAAAAACGTG tgGGGTCAAAACCTAACATTGTTGTATGATCGTGTGTTAAGATACCCAGATCGTGTTCGAAACCtatacttcacatttttgtttgttctcaGAGCAGTAACAAAG GCAGAAAATTACTTGGTAGAAGCTGAATATGAGACTGGTAAAGACAACGTCATCGAGGACTTGAAGACCAAATCTCTTATGAAACAACTAGTTAGTGATCCTAAGACGAGAGCAGCTTGTCCACTACCATTTGATGAAGCCAAGCTCTGGAAGGGCCAACGTGGTCCAGAACTGAAACAACAAATACAAAAACAGTTCAGAAACATAAG TGCAATAATGGACTGTGTAGGCTGTGAGAAATGTCGTCTATGGGGAAAACTTCAGATTCTTGGTCTCGGCACTGCATTGAAAATCCTTTTCACTGTCAACGGTGAAGACAATCTGCGTCATAAT CTCGAACTGCAAAGGAATGAAGTGATTGCGCTGATGAATCTACTCAACCGATTATCTGAATCAGTGAGGTTTGTTCATGAAATGAGTCCTGTGGCCGAGAGAATCGCAGGAGATggaaaaaccaaaccaaatcataACCGAACATAA
- the LOC125585080 gene encoding endoplasmic reticulum oxidoreductin-2-like, with product MADTDVGNVNAKEKRSPKRLILLIGAIAVVAAAVLLNAQKSSIFGFTGKICNCRKAEKQKYIGMVEDCCCDYETVNKLNTEVLHPLLQDLVKTPFYRYFKVKLWCDCPFWPDDGMCRLRDCSVCECPESEFPEPFKKALSKDNPVCQEGKPQGAVDRTVDTRAFTGWTVTDNPWTSDDETDNGEMTYVNLLLNPERYTGYIGPSARRIWDAIYSENCPKYASEQSCQEEKILYKLVSGLHSSITVHIASDYLLDEAKNVWGQNLTLLYDRVLRYPDRVRNLYFTFLFVLRAVTKAENYLVEAEYETGKDNVIEDLKTKSLMKKLVSDPKTRAACPLPFDEAKLWKGQRGPELKQQIQKQFRNISAIMDCVGCEKCRLWGKLQILGLGTALKILFTVNGEDNLRHNLELQRNEVIALMNLLNRLSESVRFVHEMSPVAERIAGDGKTKPNHNRT from the exons ATGGCGGACACGGACGTCGGAAACGTGAACGCAAAGGAGAAACGATCGCCGAAGCGATTGATTTTGCTGATCGGAGCTATAGCCGTCGTCGCGGCCGCTGTGCTTTTGAATGCTCAGAAGTCGTCGATTTTCGGTTTCACCGGGAAAATATGCAATTGCCGTAAG GCTGAGAAGCAGAAGTACATTGGGATGGTTGAAGACTGTTGTTGTGATTACGAGACGGTGAATAAGCTGAACACTGAGGTGTTGCATCCACTGCTTCAAGACCTTGTTAAGACACCCTTTTACCGATATTTCAAG GTTAAACTGTGGTGTGATTGCCCGTTTTGGCCTGATGATGGCATGTGCCGGTTAAGAGACTGTAGTGTTTGTGAGTGTCCTGAGAGCGAGTTCCCTGAGCCGTTTAAGAAGGCTTTAAGCAAAGACAATCCTGTTTGCCAAGAAGGGAAGCCACAAGGTGCTGTTGACCGTACCGTAGACACTAGAGCCTTCACGGGGTGGACTGTCACTGATAATCCCTGGACTAGTGATGATGAAACTGACAATG GTGAAATGACGTATGTTAATCTTTTGCTGAATCCTGAACGGTACACTGGCTATATTGGTCCGTCTGCTAGAAGGATATGGGATGCTATATACTCTGAGAACTGTCCCAAAT ATGCATCTGAACAGTCTTGCCAAGAGGAAAAGATATTGTACAAACTGGTCTCTGGTCTTCACTCATCTATTACAGTTCATATAGCTTCAGATTATTTACTTGATGAAGCTAAAAACGTG tgGGGTCAAAACCTAACATTGTTGTATGATCGTGTGTTAAGATACCCAGATCGTGTTCGAAACCtatacttcacatttttgtttgttctcaGAGCAGTAACAAAG GCAGAAAATTACTTGGTAGAAGCTGAATATGAGACTGGTAAAGACAACGTCATCGAGGACTTGAAGACCAAATCTCTTATGAAAAAACTAGTTAGTGATCCTAAGACGAGAGCAGCTTGTCCACTACCATTTGATGAAGCCAAGCTCTGGAAGGGCCAACGTGGTCCAGAACTGAAACAACAAATACAAAAACAGTTCAGAAACATAAG TGCAATAATGGACTGTGTAGGCTGTGAGAAATGTCGTCTATGGGGAAAACTTCAGATTCTTGGTCTCGGCACTGCATTGAAAATCCTTTTCACTGTCAACGGTGAAGACAATCTGCGTCATAAT CTCGAACTGCAAAGGAATGAAGTGATTGCGCTGATGAATCTACTCAACCGATTATCTGAATCAGTGAGGTTTGTTCATGAAATGAGTCCTGTGGCCGAGAGAATCGCAGGAGATggaaaaaccaaaccaaatcataACCGAACATAA
- the LOC125585079 gene encoding E3 ubiquitin-protein ligase WAV3-like: MGTKWRKMKLALGLNLCTYLPRTLEESPPALNSTERLSDVALLSPLNWPMTPTPSSHGLKLSRNSSKKSSKTCSICLTKMKEGGGHALFTAECSHSFHFHCIASNVKHGNQVCPVCRAKWKEIPMQHPPYLLHRLPTPRRVMNQGRGQPPEPSMFNDDEPLEQQLAFPGKSLKKMMELKIHPEVSSVPRAESREKFDVLVQLRAAGMVTAPLDLVTVLDISGSMAGTKLALLKRAMGFVIQNLGVNDRLSVIAFSSTARRLFPLTKMSDSGRHLALQAVNSLVANGGTNIAEGLRKGVKVMEERRDENPVASVILLSDGRDTYTMNNNQPDPNYKLLLPLSMHGRFQIPVHSFGFGSDHDASLMHSVSEVSGGTFSFIESEAVIQDALAQCIGGLLSVAVQELRLEIDGFSSDVCLGTIKAGSYSSLVGGDGRWGRVDIGDLYADEERDFLVSINIPAERRGDETEVLKMRCVYKDLLTKEVVTLESHVLKIQRPETVGEEEAVVVSIEVDRQRNRFLAAEAMVKARGLAEEGDLAAAVTVIQEFRQVLAETVSARSNDGFCVALDREMKEMQERMASRHVYEVSGRAYILSGLSSHSWQRATSRGESGDGSSFVQAYNYQTPSMVEMLNRSQATSYHRLIQPLLSYVSQPKPR; the protein is encoded by the exons aTGGGAACTAAATGGAGGAAGATGAAACTGGCTTTGGGTCTGAACCTCTGCACTTACCTCCCACGAACCCTAGAGGAATCACCTCCTGCTTTGAACTCCACAGAGAGATTATCAGATGTTGCTCTGCTCTCTCCTCTAAACTGGCCCATGACCCCAACACCTTCCTCTCACGGTCTCAAATTATCCAGAAACAGCTCCAAAAAATCTTCAAAG ACATGTTCTATATGCTTGACTAAGATGAAAGAAGGAGGAGGACACGCTCTTTTCACAGCAGAGTGCTCACACTCTTTCCATTTCCACTGCATTGCTTCAAATGTCAAACATGGGAACCAAGTCTGCCCTGTGTGCCGTGCCAAATGGAAAGAGATCCCAATGCAGCATCCTCCTTACCTCCTCCACCGCTTGCCTACACCTCGCCGAGTCATGAACCAAGGACGTGGTCAACCTCCTGAGCCCTCTATGTTCAACGACGATGAGCCTCTAGAGCAGCAGCTTGCATTCCCCGGTAAGAGCTTGAAAAAAATGATGGAGTTGAAGATACATCCTGAGGTTTCTTCTGTCCCAAGAGCCGAGTCTCGTGAGAAGTTTGATGTGTTGGTGCAACTTAGAGCTGCTGGTATGGTCACTGCTCCGCTTGATCTTGTTACGGTCCTTGACATCAGTGGAAGCATGGCTGGAACCAAGCTAGCTCTTCTCAAAAGAGCAATGGGGTTTGTGATTCAGAATCTTGGCGTTAACGATAGGCTTTCGGTTATTGCCTTCTCTTCCACTGCTCGTCGTCTCTTCCCTTTGACCAAGATGTCTGACTCCGGGAGGCATCTAGCTCTCCAAGCTGTGAACTCGCTGGTTGCAAACGGTGGGACCAACATCGCTGAAGGGCTAAGGAAAGGTGTGAAAGTGATGGAAGAGCGGAGAGATGAGAACCCTGTCGCTAGCGTTATCCTTTTGTCTGATGGGAGAGATACATACACCATGAACAACAACCAGCCTGATCCTAACTACAAGCTGCTGCTTCCTTTGTCTATGCACGGACGGTTCCAGATCCCTGTTCATTCTTTTGGGTTTGGATCTGATCATGATGCTTCGTTGATGCATTCTGTCTCTGAAGTCTCTGGAGGAACGTTCTCTTTTATAGAGAGTGAGGCTGTGATTCAGGACGCTCTTGCTCAGTGCATTGGTGGGCTTTTGAGTGTAGCGGTGCAGGAGCTGAGGCTGGAGATTGATGGTTTCTCCTCAGATGTTTGTCTTGGAACGATTAAAGCTGGGAGTTACTCAAGTCTTGTGGGTGGTGATGGTAGGTGGGGACGTGTAGACATTGGTGATCTCTACGCTGATGAGGAGAGAGACTTCTTGGTGTCTATCAACATCCCTGCTGAGAGACGTGGAGATGAGACGGAGGTTTTGAAGATGAGATGTGTCTACAAAGATCTTTTGACAAAGGAGGTTGTGACACTTGAGAGTCATGTCCTCAAGATTCAAAGACCAGAGACAGTtggtgaagaagaagctgttgtTGTGTCCATCGAAGTGGACAGGCAAAGAAACAGGTTTCTAGCTGCTGAGGCAATGGTGAAGGCGAGAGGTTTAGCAGAGGAGGGAGATTTAGCTGCAGCTGTTACTGTGATCCAGGAGTTTAGACAGGTGTTAGCAGAGACGGTGTCAGCAAGGTCCAACGATGGGTTTTGTGTGGCTTTGGATAGAGAGATGAAGGAGATGCAAGAGAGAATGGCGAGCAGGCATGTCTATGAGGTATCAGGAAGAGCTTACATTCTCTCTGGACTTAGTTCACACTCATGGCAAAGAGCTACATCAAGAGGAGAATCAGGAGACGGTTCTAGCTTTGTGCAGGCTTATAATTACCAGACTCCATCAATGGTTGAGATGCTAAATAGATCACAAGCCACATCGTATCATAGACTCATCCAGCCGTTGCTATCATATGTATCTCAACCAAAGCCAAGGTGA